The proteins below are encoded in one region of Acidobacteriota bacterium:
- the kbl gene encoding glycine C-acetyltransferase, which yields MAYSEKVREAYQAELSEIRDKGLYKEERLIHSPQAADIRVEYPEGAAVREVINLCSNNYLGLSSHPEVVKAAHEGLDARGYGMSSVRFICGTQDIHRKLEHALSDFLGTEDTILFPSCMDANAGVFEAILGPEDVMISDRLVHASIIDGIRLCKAMHDTYKHANMKHLEQKLEEHQDKRLRVIITDGVFSMDGDLAPLDEIVALAEKYDAMVFVDDSHASGFIGKTGRGTPEYFGVMGKIDIITTTLGKGLGGASGGCVSGRQEIVDLCRQRARPYLFSNSVAPPIISASLKVLEILSATTERRDRLEENARFWRQALREAGFVIKAGDSPIVPIMLFNAKLAQDFARDLYEQGIYVTGFFFPVVPAGQARIRTQLSADHDIPMLESALVKFKAIGEKHGVLGLDKKAIIAKFGL from the coding sequence ATGGCCTACTCGGAAAAGGTGCGCGAGGCCTACCAGGCCGAGCTGAGCGAAATCCGCGACAAGGGGCTGTACAAGGAAGAGCGCCTGATCCACTCGCCCCAGGCGGCGGACATCCGGGTGGAGTACCCGGAAGGCGCCGCCGTGCGAGAGGTGATCAACCTCTGCTCGAACAACTACCTGGGGCTGTCCTCCCACCCGGAGGTGGTCAAGGCCGCCCACGAGGGCCTCGACGCCCGGGGCTACGGCATGTCGAGCGTGCGCTTCATCTGCGGCACCCAGGACATCCACCGCAAGCTCGAGCACGCGCTGAGCGATTTCCTGGGCACCGAAGACACGATCCTCTTCCCGAGCTGCATGGATGCCAACGCAGGGGTCTTCGAAGCGATCCTGGGCCCCGAGGACGTGATGATCTCCGACCGCCTGGTCCACGCCTCGATCATCGACGGCATCCGGCTGTGCAAGGCGATGCACGACACCTACAAGCACGCCAACATGAAGCACCTCGAGCAGAAGCTGGAAGAGCACCAGGACAAGCGCCTGCGGGTGATCATCACCGACGGCGTGTTCAGCATGGACGGCGACCTGGCTCCCCTCGACGAGATCGTCGCCCTGGCGGAGAAGTACGACGCGATGGTCTTCGTCGACGACTCCCACGCCTCGGGCTTCATCGGCAAGACCGGGCGGGGCACGCCGGAGTACTTCGGCGTGATGGGCAAGATCGACATCATCACCACCACCCTGGGCAAGGGCCTGGGTGGCGCCAGCGGCGGCTGCGTCTCAGGGCGCCAGGAAATCGTCGACCTCTGCCGCCAGCGGGCCCGACCCTACCTGTTCAGCAACTCGGTGGCCCCGCCGATCATCTCCGCCTCGCTCAAGGTGCTGGAGATTCTCTCCGCCACCACCGAGCGACGCGATCGACTTGAAGAAAACGCCCGCTTCTGGCGCCAGGCGCTGCGCGAGGCCGGCTTCGTGATCAAGGCGGGCGACAGCCCGATCGTGCCGATCATGCTCTTCAACGCCAAGCTGGCCCAGGACTTCGCCCGGGACCTCTACGAGCAGGGGATCTACGTCACCGGTTTCTTCTTCCCCGTGGTGCCCGCCGGCCAGGCGCGGATTCGCACCCAGCTCTCGGCCGACCACGACATTCCGATGCTCGAGTCGGCCCTGGTCAAGTTCAAGGCGATCGGCGAGAAACACGGGGTCCTCGGCCTGGACAAGAAGGCCATCATCGCCAAGTTCGGGCTGTAG
- the acsA gene encoding acetate--CoA ligase, whose amino-acid sequence MSGESKIVQGDSITWSRGAEELGLSDSGPVNIAEICTDRNLRLGRGGRPALIHQGHAGEPRTYTFEDLKELSCGWAAFLAEAGIRPLDRVCLFLDRVPELYIGFLGILRLGAVVQPLFSAFGEEALFQRIDDSQASCVITQRRHLGKLRRIRERVPSLHTVVVIDHDPAGKPLRSGEVAFSMERGRRKDFPVARTFGESPSVLHYTSGTTGKPKGALHVHGSVVAQYLTSKVVLDLREDDVYWCTADPGWVTGTSYGIIGPWSLGVTQFVLDAGFSSERWYAAMARHRVSVWYTAPTAIRMLMKDGAEAARDHDLSALRHMCSVGEPLNAEGVLWGRQAFGLDFHDTFWQTETGAMMITNRPGLPVKPGSMGRPFPAVTAAVVDPETGEEVREPGQVGMIAIKPPWPSMMRTYWNNTATYYSKFLGGWYICGDRASVDEDGYFWFCGRDDDVINTGGHLVGPFEIESALLEHEAVAESAAIGKPDPVNMEVVKAFVALRPGWEPSDDVELSIMNFIRKKLSPLAMPQEIEFVDKLPKTRSGKIMRRLLKARETGEQIGDTSTLEDD is encoded by the coding sequence GTGAGCGGCGAGAGCAAAATCGTGCAGGGCGACTCCATCACCTGGAGCCGGGGGGCAGAAGAACTGGGCCTGAGCGACTCGGGCCCGGTGAACATCGCGGAGATCTGCACCGACCGCAATCTCCGCCTCGGCCGGGGCGGGCGGCCCGCGCTGATCCACCAGGGGCACGCCGGCGAGCCCCGCACCTACACCTTCGAGGACCTCAAGGAGCTGTCCTGCGGCTGGGCGGCCTTCCTGGCGGAGGCGGGCATCCGGCCGCTGGATCGGGTCTGCCTGTTCCTCGACCGGGTCCCGGAACTCTACATCGGTTTCCTCGGCATCCTGCGCCTGGGAGCCGTGGTCCAGCCCCTGTTCTCGGCCTTCGGCGAGGAGGCCCTCTTCCAGCGCATCGACGACAGCCAGGCGTCCTGCGTGATCACCCAGCGGCGGCACCTGGGCAAGCTGCGGCGGATCCGCGAGCGGGTGCCTTCCCTGCACACGGTGGTGGTGATCGACCACGACCCCGCCGGCAAGCCCCTGCGATCGGGCGAGGTGGCCTTCTCGATGGAGCGCGGCCGCCGCAAGGACTTCCCCGTCGCCCGCACCTTCGGCGAGTCCCCCTCGGTGCTGCACTACACCTCGGGCACCACGGGCAAGCCGAAAGGGGCACTCCACGTCCACGGCTCGGTGGTCGCCCAGTACTTGACCTCCAAGGTGGTGCTGGACCTGCGGGAAGACGACGTCTACTGGTGTACCGCCGACCCGGGCTGGGTCACCGGCACCAGCTACGGGATCATCGGCCCCTGGTCGCTGGGAGTGACCCAGTTCGTCCTCGACGCGGGCTTCTCCAGCGAGCGCTGGTACGCCGCCATGGCCCGCCACCGGGTCAGCGTGTGGTACACCGCCCCCACGGCGATCCGGATGCTGATGAAGGACGGCGCGGAGGCCGCGCGGGACCACGACCTGTCGGCCCTGCGGCACATGTGCTCGGTGGGCGAGCCCCTCAACGCCGAGGGGGTGCTCTGGGGCCGTCAGGCCTTCGGCCTGGACTTCCACGACACCTTCTGGCAGACCGAGACCGGTGCGATGATGATCACCAACCGCCCGGGGCTGCCGGTCAAGCCCGGCTCCATGGGCCGACCCTTCCCCGCCGTCACCGCCGCGGTGGTCGACCCCGAGACCGGCGAGGAAGTGCGCGAGCCGGGCCAGGTGGGGATGATCGCCATCAAGCCCCCCTGGCCGAGCATGATGCGCACATACTGGAACAACACCGCCACGTACTACAGCAAGTTCCTGGGGGGATGGTACATTTGCGGCGACCGGGCGAGCGTCGACGAGGACGGCTACTTCTGGTTCTGCGGGCGGGACGACGACGTGATCAACACGGGGGGCCACCTGGTGGGGCCCTTCGAGATCGAAAGCGCCCTGCTCGAGCACGAGGCCGTCGCCGAATCGGCGGCCATCGGTAAGCCGGACCCGGTGAACATGGAGGTGGTCAAGGCCTTCGTGGCCCTCAGGCCCGGCTGGGAGCCGAGCGACGACGTGGAGCTTTCGATCATGAACTTCATCCGCAAGAAGCTCTCGCCCCTGGCCATGCCCCAGGAGATCGAGTTCGTCGACAAGTTGCCCAAGACCCGCAGCGGAAAGATCATGCGCCGCCTGCTCAAGGCCCGGGAAACGGGCGAGCAGATCGGCGACACCAGCACCCTCGAGGATGATTGA
- a CDS encoding sugar phosphorylase, with the protein MGGSSAGRAGTPPPLYLLTPDYTKLLPGLPPRLEQRIQERVIRLYGEIEADAITNEIDRLVRVHNAHKSAELEAWEQDFDPRERFSEKDVILITYGDLILSESRPPLRTLADFAEVFFRGLITTLHVLPFYPYSSDRGFSVIDYRAVDPRLGSWDDVATLKKSFKLMFDGVFNHVSSQSRWFEEFLAGNPEERDTFIAFSRGLAIDDDRLKLVLRPRTSSLLTRFETLRGPRFVWTTFSPDQIDLNFHNPKVLLRILDILLYYVRHGADLVRLDAITYIWAELGTSCAHLEQTHEVVRLFRDVLDAAARDVALVTETNVPHKENITYFGTGDDEAQMVYNFALPPLVLHTFLTGNAEVLSRWAAGLEPPSETTAFFNFLDSHDGIGLLGARGILSSEEIDAICAITRGRGGFVSMRTDSDGSSSPYELNITWFSALNPEDAGEPRDLQIDRFIASRAVALALRGVPGIYLPSLIGSKNDLDAVMETGSKRSINRTRIHEDRLFAAFLSNPESTGYRIARRYLDMIERRVAEPCFHPAAPQRVVPIDDRVFSLLRISRDGSRWVWCLVNVTPEPLELDLPLAEQGLGRPLDDMLTSRPADGRIHLDPYQVAWLRSAG; encoded by the coding sequence ATGGGTGGTTCTTCTGCTGGCCGCGCCGGGACGCCGCCGCCTCTCTACCTGCTGACTCCCGACTACACCAAGCTGTTGCCCGGCCTGCCGCCACGGCTCGAGCAGCGGATCCAGGAGCGGGTGATCCGCCTCTACGGCGAGATCGAGGCCGACGCGATCACCAACGAGATCGACCGCCTGGTGCGGGTGCACAACGCCCACAAGAGTGCCGAGCTGGAGGCCTGGGAGCAGGACTTCGACCCGCGGGAGAGGTTCAGCGAGAAGGACGTGATCCTGATCACCTACGGCGACCTGATCCTCTCCGAGTCGCGTCCGCCCCTGCGTACCCTGGCCGATTTCGCCGAGGTCTTCTTCCGCGGACTGATCACCACCCTGCACGTGTTGCCGTTTTATCCCTACTCCTCCGACCGTGGCTTTTCGGTGATCGACTACCGGGCGGTGGACCCCCGGCTGGGAAGCTGGGACGACGTGGCGACGCTGAAGAAGTCGTTCAAGCTGATGTTCGACGGGGTGTTCAACCACGTCTCGTCCCAGAGTCGCTGGTTCGAGGAATTCCTCGCGGGCAATCCCGAAGAGCGGGACACTTTCATCGCCTTCTCCCGCGGGCTGGCCATCGACGACGACCGCCTCAAGCTGGTGCTCCGGCCCCGCACCTCCAGCTTGCTGACCCGGTTCGAAACCCTGCGCGGCCCGCGTTTCGTCTGGACGACATTTTCACCCGACCAGATCGACCTGAACTTCCACAACCCCAAGGTGTTGCTGCGCATCCTGGATATCTTGCTCTACTACGTTCGCCACGGAGCCGACCTGGTGCGCCTCGATGCGATCACCTACATCTGGGCCGAGCTGGGAACGAGCTGCGCCCACCTCGAGCAGACCCACGAAGTGGTGCGCCTGTTCCGCGACGTGCTCGATGCGGCGGCGAGAGACGTGGCCCTGGTCACCGAGACCAACGTCCCCCACAAGGAGAACATCACCTATTTCGGGACGGGCGACGACGAGGCCCAGATGGTCTACAACTTCGCCTTGCCGCCGCTGGTGCTGCACACCTTTCTGACCGGTAACGCCGAGGTGCTCAGCCGATGGGCGGCGGGACTCGAACCGCCTTCCGAGACGACGGCCTTCTTCAACTTCCTCGACTCCCACGACGGCATCGGTTTGTTGGGCGCACGAGGGATTCTCAGCAGCGAAGAGATCGACGCGATCTGCGCGATCACCCGCGGGCGGGGCGGCTTCGTTTCCATGCGCACCGACTCCGACGGTTCGAGTTCACCCTACGAGCTGAACATCACCTGGTTCAGCGCGCTCAATCCGGAGGATGCCGGCGAGCCCCGGGATCTGCAAATCGACCGCTTCATCGCCTCCCGGGCGGTGGCCCTGGCCCTGCGCGGAGTGCCTGGCATCTACCTGCCGAGCCTGATCGGTTCGAAGAACGACCTGGACGCGGTGATGGAGACCGGCTCCAAGCGCAGCATCAACCGCACCCGGATTCATGAAGACCGCCTCTTCGCCGCCTTCCTCAGCAATCCGGAGAGTACCGGATACCGTATCGCCCGCCGGTACCTGGACATGATCGAAAGACGAGTGGCCGAACCTTGTTTCCACCCGGCGGCGCCCCAGCGGGTGGTGCCCATCGACGATCGCGTCTTCTCCCTGCTGCGCATCAGCCGGGACGGCTCCCGCTGGGTATGGTGCCTGGTCAACGTCACTCCCGAGCCGCTGGAACTCGACCTGCCCCTCGCGGAGCAGGGCCTGGGGCGGCCCCTGGACGACATGCTCACCTCTCGCCCCGCAGACGGCCGGATCCACCTCGATCCCTACCAGGTCGCGTGGTTGCGCTCAGCCGGCTAG
- a CDS encoding tryptophanase, producing MKTIIEPFKIKVVEPIRMTSRAERERIIAEAGYNLFQVNADDVLIDLLTDSGTAAMSAEQWAGIMRGDEAYACSKSFYRFQDAVRGIFGFRHVIPTHQGRAAERILFSVMCKQGDVVPNNTHFDTTRANCEYTGAEAVDLPIAEARRPAALHPFKGNMDTRALAALIEKVGPERIPLCMITVTNNSGGGQPVSLANIREVKAILEPHGIPLYIDACRFAENAWFIKQREEGQAERSIREICREMFAYADGCTMSAKKDALVNIGGFLCTNDDRLAERERDLLILTEGFPTYGGLAGRDLEAIAIGLEEVLREDYLQYRIASTSYLGQAISDAGVPIIEPPGGHAIYIDAAAMLPHIPPLEFPAQALAVELYNEAGIRSVEIGTLMFGRKDPHTGEALPGPLELVRLAIPRRVYTQSHIDYVAEAIIEVYQRREAIRGLRLVYEAPFLRHFTARLEPLE from the coding sequence ATGAAAACCATCATCGAGCCGTTCAAGATCAAGGTCGTCGAGCCGATCCGCATGACCTCCCGCGCCGAGCGGGAGCGCATCATCGCCGAGGCGGGCTACAACCTCTTCCAGGTCAACGCCGACGACGTGCTGATCGACCTGCTCACCGACTCGGGCACCGCGGCGATGAGCGCCGAACAGTGGGCAGGGATCATGCGGGGCGACGAAGCCTACGCCTGCTCGAAGAGCTTCTACCGCTTCCAGGACGCGGTGCGGGGCATCTTCGGCTTCCGCCACGTGATCCCCACCCACCAGGGACGGGCGGCGGAACGGATCCTCTTCTCGGTGATGTGCAAGCAGGGCGACGTGGTGCCCAACAACACTCACTTCGATACCACCCGGGCCAACTGCGAGTACACCGGCGCCGAGGCGGTCGACCTGCCCATCGCCGAAGCCCGGCGACCCGCGGCCCTCCACCCCTTCAAGGGCAACATGGACACCCGGGCCCTGGCGGCGCTGATCGAAAAGGTGGGACCCGAGCGGATCCCCCTGTGCATGATCACCGTGACCAACAACTCGGGCGGCGGCCAGCCGGTCTCGCTGGCCAATATCCGAGAGGTCAAGGCGATCCTCGAGCCCCACGGCATCCCGCTCTACATCGACGCCTGCCGCTTCGCCGAAAACGCCTGGTTCATCAAGCAGCGGGAGGAGGGCCAGGCCGAGCGCTCGATCCGCGAGATCTGCCGCGAGATGTTCGCTTACGCCGACGGCTGCACCATGTCGGCCAAGAAGGACGCCCTGGTCAACATCGGCGGCTTCCTGTGCACCAACGACGACCGCCTGGCCGAGCGGGAGCGGGACCTGCTGATCCTCACCGAGGGCTTTCCCACCTACGGCGGGCTGGCGGGCCGCGACCTCGAAGCGATCGCCATCGGCCTCGAGGAGGTACTGCGGGAGGACTACCTGCAATATCGTATCGCCTCCACCAGCTACCTGGGCCAGGCGATTTCCGACGCGGGCGTGCCGATCATCGAACCCCCGGGAGGGCATGCGATCTACATCGACGCGGCGGCGATGCTGCCCCACATCCCGCCGCTCGAGTTCCCCGCCCAGGCCCTGGCCGTCGAGCTGTACAACGAGGCCGGTATTCGCTCGGTGGAGATCGGTACGCTGATGTTCGGTCGGAAGGACCCACACACCGGCGAGGCGCTGCCCGGTCCGCTGGAACTGGTGCGCCTGGCGATCCCCCGGCGGGTCTACACCCAGAGCCACATCGACTACGTGGCCGAGGCGATCATCGAGGTCTACCAGCGCCGGGAAGCGATCCGCGGCCTGCGCCTGGTCTACGAGGCTCCCTTCCTGCGCCACTTCACCGCGCGCCTCGAGCCGCTGGAATAG
- the metX gene encoding homoserine O-acetyltransferase: MDERREIWWPSPTTELAEVVAIESHLPFVARHGGCLAELQFSFESWGRLSAAGDNAVLIVHPMTADCHARSAGEGQMPGWWEPLIGPGRVLDTDRYFVVCPNLLGGCYGTTGPRFPRPDDPEGRPWLDHFPLLTPLDMVRSSRLFLEAIGVRRLEMVIGPSMGGMVAWEWAVEAGEEVGQVVVVAAPLRTTPYQIGLNWLQRRGIELDISGDEVIARWGQMVARGIGMLSYRSPVGMEEKFGRDWFKKPGRTLAERGMFNVESWLRHHGKKITRRFDPYTWLLYSRAMDLHDVAEGREGLLGALDRVAARCLVVGISSDNLYSAAEVRLGADILRHLGKRVEYAEIRSPHGHDAFLLETAQLEGILAGARPPQPVVVPATPGREVRHVRLALLGGGRVAQSLLGVLEERARWLADEHGLHFEIVEICDLDADKDFAPAVRRHRLSHDPEALVRRADFDVLVELTRGGDVAQVVAEALAAGRPVVTPNKMLIHDHGARLEALAVEHGVPLAYHSSIAAGWPLLYAVERPLRQADVHTLKAIVSSTCNLVLGRIEEGDDLEGALVEAQRLGLPEEDPHLDLSGWDTAQKMALLITRALGRRYGADDLPTMGIEDLDPQLVRAAPAAGFRIKAVGLCHWGGGRPVACVRPMAVTTDGHLGSVRGEGNAVVLVGDELGEMVHIGKGSGVLPVATALINDLVGLFDTRVSWTGRFDPAGQPPRAPDFAHWLMLRDGKAVVGEAGGEGAIPVLRSLLHPRPEPTSLEA; this comes from the coding sequence ATGGACGAACGGCGGGAGATCTGGTGGCCTTCGCCGACGACCGAGTTGGCCGAGGTGGTCGCCATCGAAAGCCACCTGCCCTTCGTGGCCCGCCACGGCGGCTGCCTCGCTGAATTGCAGTTCAGCTTCGAGAGCTGGGGCAGGCTCAGCGCTGCCGGCGACAACGCCGTGTTGATCGTCCATCCGATGACCGCCGACTGCCATGCGCGCAGCGCCGGCGAGGGACAGATGCCCGGCTGGTGGGAGCCCCTGATCGGTCCGGGGCGGGTGCTCGACACCGACCGCTATTTCGTGGTCTGTCCCAACCTGCTCGGCGGCTGTTACGGCACTACCGGTCCCCGCTTCCCCCGGCCCGACGATCCCGAGGGCCGTCCCTGGCTCGATCACTTCCCCCTGCTGACCCCTCTCGACATGGTGCGCTCGAGCCGACTGTTTCTCGAGGCCATCGGCGTCCGGCGCCTGGAGATGGTCATCGGCCCGAGCATGGGCGGCATGGTGGCCTGGGAGTGGGCCGTCGAGGCGGGTGAGGAGGTGGGGCAGGTGGTGGTGGTCGCCGCCCCCCTGCGCACCACCCCCTACCAGATCGGGCTGAACTGGCTCCAGCGTCGGGGCATCGAGCTGGACATCTCCGGCGACGAGGTGATCGCCCGCTGGGGGCAGATGGTCGCCCGGGGCATCGGCATGCTCAGCTACCGCTCCCCGGTGGGCATGGAGGAGAAGTTCGGCCGGGACTGGTTCAAGAAGCCGGGCCGCACCCTGGCCGAGCGCGGCATGTTCAACGTCGAGTCGTGGCTGCGGCATCACGGCAAGAAGATCACCCGGCGCTTCGACCCCTACACCTGGCTGCTCTATTCCCGGGCGATGGACCTGCATGACGTGGCGGAGGGCCGTGAAGGCCTGCTCGGCGCTCTCGACAGGGTGGCGGCCCGCTGCCTGGTGGTGGGGATCAGCAGCGACAACCTCTACTCGGCCGCCGAGGTGCGCCTGGGGGCCGACATCCTCCGGCACCTGGGCAAGAGGGTGGAGTACGCCGAGATTCGCTCGCCCCACGGGCACGACGCCTTCCTGCTGGAAACGGCCCAACTCGAGGGGATCCTGGCCGGTGCCCGCCCCCCCCAGCCGGTGGTCGTGCCCGCGACTCCGGGCCGGGAGGTGCGCCACGTGCGGCTGGCCCTGCTCGGTGGCGGCCGGGTGGCCCAGAGCCTGCTGGGGGTGCTCGAAGAGCGGGCCCGGTGGCTGGCCGACGAGCACGGTTTGCATTTCGAGATCGTCGAGATCTGCGACCTGGATGCCGACAAGGATTTCGCTCCGGCGGTACGGCGCCATCGCCTGAGCCACGATCCCGAGGCGCTGGTGCGGCGCGCGGATTTCGACGTGCTGGTGGAGCTGACCCGGGGCGGCGACGTGGCCCAGGTGGTGGCCGAGGCCCTGGCCGCCGGCCGCCCGGTGGTGACCCCCAACAAGATGTTGATTCACGATCATGGTGCTCGACTCGAGGCCCTGGCCGTCGAGCACGGGGTGCCGCTGGCCTACCACAGCTCCATCGCCGCCGGCTGGCCGCTGCTCTACGCGGTGGAACGGCCGCTCCGCCAGGCGGACGTGCACACCCTCAAGGCCATCGTCTCGAGCACCTGCAACCTGGTGCTCGGGCGGATCGAGGAGGGCGACGACCTGGAGGGCGCGCTGGTCGAGGCCCAGCGCCTGGGACTGCCCGAGGAAGATCCCCACCTCGATCTCAGCGGCTGGGACACGGCCCAGAAGATGGCCCTGTTGATCACCCGGGCCCTGGGCCGGCGTTACGGGGCCGACGATCTGCCGACGATGGGCATCGAAGACCTCGATCCGCAACTGGTGCGTGCCGCTCCCGCCGCGGGCTTCCGCATCAAGGCGGTGGGCCTCTGCCACTGGGGCGGCGGGCGGCCGGTGGCCTGTGTGCGTCCCATGGCGGTGACGACCGACGGCCACCTGGGCTCGGTGCGGGGTGAGGGCAACGCCGTGGTGCTGGTAGGCGATGAACTGGGCGAGATGGTGCACATCGGCAAGGGCTCGGGGGTGCTTCCCGTGGCTACCGCGTTGATCAACGACCTGGTGGGGCTGTTCGATACCCGTGTGAGCTGGACGGGTCGCTTCGATCCTGCCGGGCAGCCGCCCCGGGCTCCTGACTTCGCCCACTGGCTGATGCTGCGGGACGGGAAGGCGGTTGTCGGCGAGGCCGGCGGGGAAGGGGCCATACCGGTGTTGCGCTCGCTGCTCCATCCTCGTCCCGAGCCGACTTCCCTGGAGGCATGA
- a CDS encoding acyl carrier protein: MAEDMKDLIIDYIRNEYLDEDDDDMELDESTPLITSGIVDSFSMVSLKRFLEKKYAISIPDEEATPDAFNSVASIMALVQRHLG; the protein is encoded by the coding sequence ATGGCCGAGGACATGAAAGACCTGATCATCGACTACATCCGCAACGAGTACCTCGACGAAGACGACGACGACATGGAACTCGACGAGTCGACGCCCCTGATCACCAGCGGCATCGTCGATAGCTTCTCCATGGTCAGCCTCAAGCGATTCCTGGAGAAGAAGTACGCCATCTCGATTCCCGACGAGGAGGCCACCCCCGACGCGTTCAATTCAGTGGCCAGCATCATGGCGCTGGTGCAGCGCCACCTGGGCTGA